The following DNA comes from Schistocerca piceifrons isolate TAMUIC-IGC-003096 chromosome 3, iqSchPice1.1, whole genome shotgun sequence.
aaaagaaaaatttggagtaggtattaaaatccatggagaagaaataaaaactctgaggttcgccgatgacattgtaattcagtcagagacagcaaaggacttggaagagcagttgaacggaatgggtggtgtcttgaagggaggatataagatgaacatcaacagaagcacaacgaggataatggaatgtagtcgagttaagtcgggtgatgctgagggtattagattaggaaatgagacacttaaagtagtaaaggagttttgctatttggggagcaaaatatctgatgatggacgaagtagagaggatataaaatgtagactggcaatggcaaggaaagcgtttctgaagaagagaaatttgttaacatcgagtatagatttaagtgttaggaagttatttctgaaagtatttgtatggagtgtagccatgtatggaagtgaaacacggacggtaaatagtttgtacaagaagagaatagaagcttttgaaatgtggtgctacagaagaatgccgaagattagatgggtagatcacataactaatgaggaagtattgaataggattggggagaagagaagtttgtggcacaacttgaccagaagaagggatcggttggtaggacatgttctgaggcatcaagggatcaccaatttagtattggagggcagcgtggagggtaaaaatcatagggggagtccaagagatgaatacactaagcagattcagaaggatgtaggttgcagtaggtactgggagatgaagaagcttgcacaggatagagtagcatggagagctgcatcaaaccagtctcaggactgaagaccacaacaacaacaacaagttgatgttagtcaagaacgcctttaaggagataaagacgccattatcaacgccttACTTAGTTTGAAAGAGTTCGTTTAATAAGGctaccagaagctggatgttccttctgcgatactgcagaaagacgtgaTTTCTGGCAGCAGCGGTCACAAaaatgtacggccgcaagaagggcgggctctggacggccatgtggcagtaccgagagggaagaccatcctgtTCGACGTACGCCTTTGGCACATCGAACTGCATCCGCaacagcaatgtgagcagcagatGGCATCACAgtaacacaaagaactgttacaaataggttacttcaaggacagctccgagtcagtcgctctgtagcgtgcattcctctgaccccaaaccactgccattcgCGACTTCAGTGatatcaagcgagagctctttggatGGCCGGGTGGAGGAATGTTCCGTTTTctcatgaaaactggttctgcctcggtgccagtaatagCTGTATGTTGAGCAGAAGGAGGCTAGCTCagcgcctgcaaccagcctgtcagtGGCCTAGACACATTGGCACATTGGAGCTACACCTGAAGTTGTGGTTTGGGGTGCTGTTTCATATGACAGCTGatgcactctcatggttatcccacaactctgactgcagatttgtatgtcagtctggtgattcgatctgttgtactgccattcatgaacagtattccaaggggtgttttccaacaggttaatgCTCGCCCGTACacaactgttgtaacccaacacgatctacagggtgtcgacatgttgctttggcctgctcgatcaccagatctgtttccaattgagcatatctgggacatcATTGGGCGTCAACTCCAGCGTCACGAACAAACAGCTTTAACCATTCCTATATTGACTGACCAaatgcaacgggcatggaactcatctcacagactgacatccggcacctttatGGCATAATGCATGAACGTTTGCGTGCCTcttttcaacattctggtggttacacctgctactaatgtaccagtattttacatttgcaatggcttattcgCGCTTAATTAACCCGTGATCCtgagatgttaatcacttaaaatgtTACCCAGAccaatgtgttcccgaaatttcattactgtacaagaATTATTTATTGAtgatgcgattttttccgtcagtgtattatgaAAGTATTCTGGGTTTCTTACGTATTCTGGATACTTTGTAAATTTTCCTGTTCTTTCTGATGAGACTCTGTTACCTAGAACGCTCCATTCTTTCTGTGATGTCCCATTATTACTTTTCAAATCTAAGGTCTATGTTTAGCCAGACGTCTGAGGCTTGGAACGTGCAACTACTAACACATTCTCTCGTTATCTTGGAGCATTCTCTGTGATGACTCCTCTTTCTGCTTGCTATGTCCGAGCAGCCCATTCCGTTGACGACAGTGGAGCCTGAGGCCGGCACGCTGGTGTCCATAACTGGCTGGGGCACGGTCTATAGCGGCAGCTACCTGGCGGACCAGCTGCAGATGGTGGAGCTCTACATCGTGGACCGGGACGTCTGCAACGACGCTTACGACGGGCTGGGCAAGGTGAGCGTCCGCAAGATCTGCGCCTGGTGGCCGGGCGGTGGCCGCGACCGCTGTGGCCCCGACTATGGGGGCCCCATGGTGTTGGATGGCGTGCTGGTGGGCGTCATCTCCTCCTGGGGCAACGGCTGTGCCCTTCCCGGCTGGCCCAGCGTCTACGCCAACATCGCCAACGCCGACATCAGGCAGTGGATCAATGACACCACCGGCGTCTAGAGCTTGCTGCTCTTGTGCTTTTTCCAGATGTGACACTCTTTCGTCTTGGTTACACTATTTCAGCTTGAGGCGAATGCAAATAATATTACGCAAATtaaactgtaataaaaaaactggaaaGAACATACAAAAAACTCGTTTTAAATCACCCAGTGAAACGTAAACGGCGTTGGATATCTTTTTTCCCGTTCCCATTATTTATGGAGTTCTTGTCTGGAACCAAGCTAGGtaacaaaatatgtatttttttcatagatgtgaataaataaataattctgtaTTATCGCAAAGAGGTCAACTATCATATAAGCATACATTAAAACAGGCTGTATGTTTTCATATTAGTTTTATTATTGTTATGTGATAACGTACTGGCCAACGTCTGATGGACTATGTACGCTGCACTAGCGTTCTCATACGCTTCAACACGTCTGATGTACACTAGAATACGGCTTGCACAAGAGACAGTGACAACTTATCCCAGTGTTATGCCCTCGCTGTCTCTAATAAACAAATGGTTACAGTATTATATTCTGTTACAGACAGTTCATATGTAGATATCCTGCAAGGTTGCAGTGGCACACTACCAACTGGAAGGTATCTCAAAATGACGCACACTTAGGCTGCCCCAGTCTCACGACAATAATGCAGTGCTAAACTGATGCTTCTGAAGAATTTTCTCGCCATTAATTTCCCTCCTATCTTGATACAAGCCAGGCGATGTAAGGCACTGACACACTTGATAAATTGTAAAAATACAAATATACGTAAATGTACAATAATGGACTGAGTATTTATAACTATTGAAAAGATCATTGTTTGCTCTTGAAAGTATCGTTGCGGGTAAGTATATTTATTACGTCTTATACGGGGTGTAGCTAAGAGAATGTGAACCAGTGTGAACTATTAGTGTGATCTGACCCGCTAGTATACTGCACGGTATTCTGGATGAGGTCAATAACAACCACTGCCTGTTAAAATGCTGGTTATGAATGAAAGTGTACAGTTTCAAGAACGAAGCTACTGAAGTATAAATATACAAACCTCTCTGAACTGCGTAAAATCACTTATCCATAAAGCTCAAAAGGAAACTGTAATGTATAAGATCTGTTTTGCTACTTCTCATGCATGCCATGATatgatttaattttaatattgCTGTTGCTAAGTATATAtgaatctgattttatttacaaatgCATGAAATTAAAGTGACAAACAATTGAGTAATTACAATATTATGTGTCATACAAGTTGTACAATCTggcatttaacattttttttaatctttcaGATCATCTTTGAAGGAGATGGCGGAATGTGGTAGGGTGGAGCCTATTTCAGCCAGTTGTTATGATGCTGTGTTGGcacgttttatttttgaattcggTTGTTACTTGGACTGGATGAAATCTTTGATGCAGGTTGAAAGGAGGACAATGGTCATGTACTTGTTGCTTATTCGCAGCATTCGATTACGTATATCCAGTTAATGTGTTGAGTCTGTATCAAGCGCATTGTTATTTAAGTATTTTCTTTGTACTGAGAATTTCACGTAATGAGGCGGTAAAGGACTCGTATGCTAGGGGTCCAGGTATGCAGAAATGATCTTAATTCGATTGGGTGACATTAACCATGCTTGCATTCCAATCGCAAGCACAGGACTAAGGAAAATTTTTTGTGTGAACAATGCCACAACTTGGACTTGTGCTTTCGTGtgacaaatgagttttgctataaaTGCACAATTTTGCATGGGAAGTT
Coding sequences within:
- the LOC124788856 gene encoding trypsin-2-like; the encoded protein is MSEQPIPLTTVEPEAGTLVSITGWGTVYSGSYLADQLQMVELYIVDRDVCNDAYDGLGKVSVRKICAWWPGGGRDRCGPDYGGPMVLDGVLVGVISSWGNGCALPGWPSVYANIANADIRQWINDTTGV